One genomic window of Conger conger chromosome 9, fConCon1.1, whole genome shotgun sequence includes the following:
- the LOC133137144 gene encoding ATPase inhibitor B, mitochondrial-like, translated as MSRLLNSKLKGFLVTQIRMSSEQLGELGKGAGKGGGGGGTVREAGGAFGKRQVAEEERYFKRKEQEQLAALRRHHEEEIDHHKKEIERLQREIDRHKGKIRKLKHDD; from the exons ATGTCTCGGCTACTAAACTCAAAATTGAAGGGGTTCCTAGTTACCCAAATCAGGATGTCATCCGAGCAG CTGGGTGAGCTGGGCAAAGGAGCTGGAAAGggcggaggaggtggggggaccGTGCGGGAGGCTGGAGGAGCCTTTGGCAAGAGGCAAGTGGCTGAAGAAGAGCGATACTTCAA GCGTAaggagcaggagcagctggCTGCGCTGCGAAGACATCACGAGGAGGAGATCGACCACCACAAGAAGGAAATTGAGCGCCTGCAGCGAGAAATCGATCGCCACAAGGGCAAGATCAGGAAACTGAAGCACGACGACTGA